The sequence ATCGCTTGTACTCCTCAATGACTCTCTCTGCGAAGGGAAGCTGCCAACCGTTCTCGCGGGCCAAACGCCGCGCGAAGGTCAGTTGCTCGTCCCCTTCGTCGATCGAAAAACTCTCGATCTTCCGCCATAGCTCACGTTGGCTTTCGTTCATATGGCCTCTTTCGTAAGAGTAGCGTCGAGAAAACGTCCCTGGGCAAGGTAGTTGCAAATGTCTTGAGCGACGTCGCGCCGCAAAAGCAACGCCGTGTGCATCGTCGGGTAGATGCGGTAGTCGACGCAACCTTCGAGATGCGCCGAATGTTCAGGGACCAGGTGATCGTACGTCGCGGCGATCGCCGCGAATTCAAAATCGGGAGGCGCCAGCTGGTTCACATAGCTGTCGGGCACGTCCGACATCTGCGCTACCGCGCGGCATTGCACCAGGTTGAGCAGACCTCCCCAAAATCGTCCCGCATACAGACCATGATGCGGGCTCGCGAGAAAGACGACTCGGCCCAAATGGGCCGGGCGATAAAGCTGCAGCGCTCGGCGGGTCACAAGTCCGCCCAGGCTATGCGCGACGATGTGCAAACGTTCGACGTCCGCCTCTTCGTCGATCTTGCGCAACGTCTCCGAAAAACGACGTGCGTACGCTTCGATATCGCCGATCAGGCTGAAATATCCATAGCGCTGCGTTGCGAATCCGGCCGCCCGAATCTGGCGTTCCAGTCGCTTCAATAACAAGCTGGTTGACGCGAATCCGTGGATCAGCGCCACTTTCTCGTTTCGGGTCGGCGTCGCCGAATCAATCATCGCTCCACTTTCCTCCTGACGCGAGAAATCAGGCTTCCCAGATTATGGCCGATTTGCCCGGCTGTTATAATCCGTATTTCCCCACCTAAGGCGGTCGTAGGCTGGTAGCGGTGTTGCGCTGGTGATTCGCCAGCCAAACCGGAATCTTGCCGCCCCCGGGCCGCGAAACTGCAAAATTGACCATGGAACGCCTCGAAATCTCTTGCCCAGACTGCCATTGGCATCGGATCTGCAACCATCTGGAGATGGTCCAGCGGCTGACGACGCTCGGCATGTTTCGTCGCGAAGAGGCTCCGGACCCTAATTTGGTCGTCGAACTCTTCCGCCGCAGTGCAGGAAAAATGTCGTGCGGCGATTGCGAGCGGATCGGCCTGAAGGTCGACATCCCGCGCGAAGACGAGGAAGACTGGGATCAGCGCCGCGTCTGCAAGATGTGTCGTCAACCGATTCCGCTGGAACGACTTGAGGTCTTTCCCGACGCCGACACGTGCGTCCGCTGTCGCGAAAAGCTCGACAGCGCCGATGATCACGCGACGCCCGACTACTGTCCGAAGTGTGGCGAGATCATGTCCCTCTCCACGAGCCGCGGCGGCGGCATGACCCGTTATCGAATGCGGTGCCCACGATGCGGATAGTTTCATTGTCAGTACGTTATGTCTGTCTGCTTGGCGCTCTTCTCTTTGTAGTGGGATGCGCGACTTCGACCACGCCGGAAGAGGAGCCGGCCGAGTTGTCGTTTCGCGAGCAGCTGCTTCAGGTCGTCAGCGGTAAGAGCGACTCAATCGAAGTGACCGAGCGCGTCGTCTCGCCAGCCGAATTAGAATTGCTCTCGCGCGCAACGAAGCTGACCCGGATTCGACTCGATCAGACGCCGGTCGATGACCAGGCCGCAGCGATCTTGGCGGCGCTGCCCGAACTACAATTCGTCAACCTACCGCAAGCGCAAATCAGCGACGTCGGCCTGGCCGAGTTGGCGAAGCTTCCCGACCTGGCGCAACTGCGAATCGGCAGCCCTCAACTAACAGACGCGTGCTTCGCTCCATTTAAGGACAATCAGTCGCTCCGCTTTTTGCACATCCTGCAAACGCCGCTGACCGACAAGTCGCTCGACGACATCGCCGAAATCAATTCGCTTGAGTCTTTTTACGTCGACCAAACGAAGTTCACCGAACCGGGGCTCGCCAAGCTGATCAAACGTCGCCCGCGATTGCACGTTCACTTCGACGAGGCCCATCTGCCGGGCCAGGAACACTAAACCGCCGTTTCTACCGGCTTTACTGGTGCCATGCTCTTGCGGCGTCTTCGCCGGATGAGCATGTCTTCGTCCTTGCAAAACGCATTGAAGACATGCTTACCCGGCGAAGACGCCGTGAAAGCATGGCGCCAACATTTTGAAGGGCATACCCGCGTGAACTATATTTGAGTGCGGTTCGTTTCCTCGTCTGCAGGACCTCCCTCATGCCTTGCTCCCGCCGTTTCGCCGCCGTTTTGATGTTGGCGTTTTCTCTCCTGTCGTCGACGCATACCTTCGGTGACGAGCAGCCAAAAGTGCGTGAGCCCTTCTTTG is a genomic window of Blastopirellula sediminis containing:
- a CDS encoding esterase/lipase family protein, which gives rise to MIDSATPTRNEKVALIHGFASTSLLLKRLERQIRAAGFATQRYGYFSLIGDIEAYARRFSETLRKIDEEADVERLHIVAHSLGGLVTRRALQLYRPAHLGRVVFLASPHHGLYAGRFWGGLLNLVQCRAVAQMSDVPDSYVNQLAPPDFEFAAIAATYDHLVPEHSAHLEGCVDYRIYPTMHTALLLRRDVAQDICNYLAQGRFLDATLTKEAI
- a CDS encoding TraR/DksA C4-type zinc finger protein, whose product is MERLEISCPDCHWHRICNHLEMVQRLTTLGMFRREEAPDPNLVVELFRRSAGKMSCGDCERIGLKVDIPREDEEDWDQRRVCKMCRQPIPLERLEVFPDADTCVRCREKLDSADDHATPDYCPKCGEIMSLSTSRGGGMTRYRMRCPRCG